In Desulfosudis oleivorans Hxd3, the DNA window CGGCAGCCAAAATGATCCTCCAGGTCCTTCACATGACTGCTCACCGTGGGCTGGGAAAGACGGACACCCGCCGCCGCCCTTGAAAAACTCCGCAGCTCCACCACCTTGCAGAAGACGCGCAATCGCCAGAGATCCATGACCACCTCCGTTGCATAGATTTTTCAGATACGTTGCAATGACATTATTAATCCTTCCGGTTTGACAAATCAATCGGACCGGGCAATAATTATTTTTGAATGTTCCTTTCTGACCAAGGAGATGCCATGACCCCCATCGACGCCCGGAATCTGGCCTGCCCGGGACCGGTTTTAGCGGCCAAGGCCTTTATTGAGCAGAACGACCCCAACCGCATCACCATTGTGGTGGACAATGAAGCAGCCCGGCAGAATGTCGAACGTTTTCTGTCCAGCCAGGGGTACGACATGCAGGTGGAACAATCAGACGACACATGGACCATCACCGGTATTCGCAAATCCGGCGCTGCCTTTCAGGAAGAAAAAATTCCGGTCCGGGAGCACGGGAGCGCCACCCTGGTGCTGATTTCATCGGACCGGCTGGGCCGGGGCGACGACGACCTGGGCGAAAAACTGATGGCCAGCTTCATCAAGACCTTGGAAGAGATGGGCACCGATCTCTGGCGCCTTGTATTTGTCAACAGCGGGGTCCGGCTGACCATTGACGGTTCCGCCGTTCTGCCGGACCTTCAAAAATATGAAGCCGCGGGAACTCGACTGCTGGTCTGCGGCACCTGCCTGACCCATTTTGACCTGATGGACCGGAAGCAGGTGGGGCAGACCACCAACATGCTGGACATCGTCACCGCCATGCAACTGGCGGAAAAGGTGATCGTGATCTGACCCTTCCGCGCCTCCTCCTCCCGGCCAGCCCTTCTGCGGATGCCCGTCTGCGGCGAATTTCAAGCCGGCTGCGACGCGCAATGTGTTGACTCCCCCCGGGCATCATACTATAGTGACCTTTGCGTTTTTTCGCAAAATCGAACATTTGTTATATTTTTTCTACAAAGGAGGACTGTTTAATGAAAGACGTTGTTATTGTATCCGCCTGCCGGACGGCCATTGGCGCGTTCGGGGGAACGTTGAAAAACATGCATGCCTCGCGTATTGCCAGTATTGCCATGAAAGAGGCCATCCGCCGG includes these proteins:
- the yedF gene encoding sulfurtransferase-like selenium metabolism protein YedF; translation: MTPIDARNLACPGPVLAAKAFIEQNDPNRITIVVDNEAARQNVERFLSSQGYDMQVEQSDDTWTITGIRKSGAAFQEEKIPVREHGSATLVLISSDRLGRGDDDLGEKLMASFIKTLEEMGTDLWRLVFVNSGVRLTIDGSAVLPDLQKYEAAGTRLLVCGTCLTHFDLMDRKQVGQTTNMLDIVTAMQLAEKVIVI